Proteins encoded in a region of the Tubulanus polymorphus chromosome 10, tnTubPoly1.2, whole genome shotgun sequence genome:
- the LOC141911738 gene encoding uncharacterized protein LOC141911738 isoform X5 translates to MDEPSQDFKPENQAVFVEAASIESKEQTIDKVDPDSENIAEVKLNEIQILGEDLREKNVEQDANVKDTKIVGKGNAESYHDFVDEKENDELNRRENVKTVNKSLAATIGEYEEVTNDDIDDLENVLEELEVFVEDGETKQVDYVVNVASKKANKFEVVKKTSSKIDRKIGKFFHRKSESQIVIKSTESSEKASKSAAPMSWLKKKLRSRSMSLGSLKRKSKKPEPLASSTDGVGDTNWFVVGAGAVEKSFDEATAKESDREAEVESRDVSETVESVDENLRHAGVVEDVSESKNVAREFVSQDVSKNVEKDFIHREVEDTENEESARTFTSRDVSETVVEDAIDFDSARRKPYEDLDGLEDVFDGADALGDVDARCESAELERILTRRPAGDEMSSSFGEVAIKRVKRRSSADIESLSKNAEVLSRRRSFSGSKTVSSVLSPDFVDISWKKGAEIVASKTTDENVIENAEIVANKITDENVIENAEIVASKITDENLIENAEIFASKTADGNSGVDVVEVKNAERVPRESAAGVEVEAFAVELKSSLETQPVVEESRLPSVRSPESTFPNVVAAEKTCNDFIASETRRNNENEVDRLEKHSESNVLLEGKITLSKHLETDDAEAGRNSKSADAQIEVVMAPIIEVTPEVGADRVIAKSTPQCSKSVGVTAHEVTFESKIGADRTQLNEIGVMSPAQLVEPAAEGAEFDSPEVIAPATLESSSTRYVEKEGERTAQSEVELVANFIEEDVTPKGSDLPETRFSDRMTHDTSRAGNLQEPGIEEPGIEEPGIEEPGFQEPGEQELGMQEPGKQKPGLEKPGLQELSVHGLTDIDRRPFDVRSADSNEKTESSTSDIRVEDQLNADRLNADRLNAISKNEMREFSEINDEFRNGLKSVDIGVDYELVAAAAAAVDVGDRDQSSNSSSSEEDTHIPGPDYDRYAEQRLAAKRAARAEAREIRMKEIEKQQKEEDAKEGSVPATGAGYEGKEHRPSAGSLRQLSTTSYSNSRRSSEDSIENDMAIHIRLQIQEAEEKYKKAMMNNAQLDNEKQLLKYQVDLLRDQIDDFEETITELNRQYRDKSSELEFQKRSYRELERNNEFLKEHIRQRDALIEEHGLVLIGTEGDTPVNNGATLLSHDTLQLLDKYGDGELDDKLRKLVDEKQSLDQEIRDLRKELDGYKAKEIVDEKYGTSSTKTNGPDIDVIQRETSRQISDYKFKLQKSEQEVSILEASVNRLESQVKRYKAAAEGAEKLEEELKTEKRRIARELREAQSTNEELQTQNSHLQKRLEKLKSSRNALLK, encoded by the exons ATGGATGAGCCCTCCCAAGATTTTAAACCAGAAAACCAAGCCGTATTTGTTGAAGCAGCCTCAATAGAAAGTAAGGAACAAACAATTGACAAAGTAGATCCAGATTCCGAAAATATAGCTGAAGTGAAGTtgaatgaaatacaaatactAGGTGAAGATTTAAGGGAGAAGAATGTTGAACAAGATGCTAATGTTAAGGATACTAAAATAGTTGGAAAAGGAAATGCTGAAAGTTATCATGATTTTgttgatgaaaaagaaaatgatgaattgaacCGGAGAGAAAATGTCAAAACCGTTAATAAAAGTCTAGCTGCAACGATTGGAGAATATGAAGAGGTAAcaaatgatgatattgatgatttgGAAAATGTTTTAGAAGAGTTAGAAGTGTTCGTTGAAGATGGCGAAACAAAACAGGTCGATTATGTCGTAAATGTGGCTTCCAAAAAAGCGAACAAATTCGAGGTGGTGAAAAAGACCTCGTCGAAAATTGACCGTAAAATCGGAAAATTCTTTCATCGTAAATCCGAATCGCAAATCGTCATCAAATCGACGGAATCGTCGGAGAAAGCGTCGAAGTCGGCGGCGCCGATGTCGTGGCTGAAGAAGAAGTTGCGATCGCGTTCGATGTCGCTCGGATCGCTAAAGCGTAAAAGTAAAAAACCCGAGCCGCTCGCGTCGTCAACTGATGGCGTTGGCGACACCAACTGGTTCGTCGTTGGCGCCGGCGCCGTAGAAAAAAGCTTCGATGAAGCTACGGCGAAAGAAAGCGATCGCGAAGCTGAAGTCGAATCTCGGGATGTTTCCGAAACGGTCGAAAGCGTCGACGAAAATTTACGTCATGCGGGAGTCGTCGAAGATGTAAGTGAGAGCAAGAATGTTGCGCGTGAATTTGTGTCACAAGATGTTTCTAAAAAcgttgaaaaagatttcattcaTCGAGAAGTTGAAGATACCGAGAACGAGGAATCTGCGCGGACGTTTACATCACGAGATGTTTCCGAAACGGTGGTAGAAGACGCGATAGATTTCGATAGCGCGCGTCGAAAACCCTACGAAGATCTCGACGGTTTAGAAGACGTATTCGATGGTGCCGATGCGCTCGGCGATGTTGACGCTCGTTGCGAAAGCGCCGAATTGGAACGGATTTTAACGCGACGCCCGGCAGGCGATGAGATGTCGAGTTCGTTTGGGGAAGTAGCGATAAAACGAGTGAAACGCCGGTCGTCGGCGGACATTGAATCTTTATCGAAAAATGCAGAGGTTTTAAGTCGAAGGAGGTCGTTTTCAGGATCGAAAACTGTTAGTAGCGTTCTCAGTCCAGATTTTGTTGATATTTCCTGGAAGAAAGGTGCAGAGATTGTTGCTAGTAAAACTACGGATGAAAATGTGATAGAAAATGCGGAGATTGTTGCTAATAAAATTACGGATGAAAATGTCATAGAAAATGCCGAGATCGTTGCTAGTAAAATTACGGATGaaaatttgatagaaaatgCCGAGATCTTTGCTAGTAAAACTGCGGATGGAAATTCGGGTGTTGATGTCGTCGAGGTAAAAAATGCTGAAAGAGTTCCTAGAGAAAGTGCGGCTGGAGTCGAAGTGGAAGCGTTTGCGGTCGAGTTGAAATCAAGTTTGGAGACGCAGCCCGTCGTTGAGGAGTCCAGGTTACCGTCTGTGCGTTCGCCGGAATCCACTTTCCCAAATGTTGTGGCAGCTGAGAAAACTTGCAACGATTTTATCGCGTCTGAAACGCGTCGAAACAATGAAAACGAAGTCGATCGATTAGAAAAACATAGTGAGTCAAACGTATTACTCGAAGGAAAAATAACATTATCGAAACATCTGGAGACCGACGATGCAGAAGCAGGTCGGAATTCGAAGAGTGCGGATGCACAGATCGAGGTCGTCATGGCTCCGATTATAGAAGTGACTCCCGAGGTTGGAGCGGATCGAGTCATCGCAAAGTCGACTCCGCAGTGTTCTAAGAGTGTCGGAGTCACGGCGCACGAAGTGACTTTCGAGTCAAAGATCGGAGCTGATCGAACTCAGTTAAATGAGATCGGAGTCATGTCACCGGCTCAACTAGTGGAACCGGCCGCCGAAGGTGCTGAATTTGACTCGCCGGAAGTCATCGCACCCGCGACTCTGGAGTCTAGCTCAACAAGATATGTAGAGAAGGAGGGAGAACGGACCGCGCAGTCAGAAGTTGAGCTCGTTGCAAATTTCATCGAAGAAGACGTTACTCCGAAAGGGTCGGATTTACCGGAAACTCGGTTTTCAGATAGAATGACCCACGATACATCAAGGGCAGGCAACTTACAGGAGCCAGGCATAGAGGAGCCAGGCATAGAGGAGCCGGGCATAGAGGAGCCGGGCTTTCAGGAGCCAGGCGAGCAGGAGCTAGGTATGCAAGAGCCGGGCAAACAGAAGCCAGGATTAGAGAAGCCAGGCTTACAGGAGTTAAGCGTACACGGGCTTACCGATATTGATAGAAGACCATTCGATGTTAGATCTGctgattcaaatgaaaaaaccGAGTCATCTACATCAGATATACGAGTAGAAGACCAATTGAACGCTGACCGATTGAACGCTGACCGATTGAACGCgatttcgaaaaatgaaatgcgCGAGTTTTCCGAAATAAACGATGAATTTCGAAACGGATTGAAAAGCGTTGATATCGGAGTTGATTATGAACTTgttgctgccgctgctgctgcggtcGACGTCGGTGACCGCGATCAATCGTCCAATTCATCATCGTCCGAAGAGGATACTCACATTCCAGGCCCGGATTACGATCGATAC GCGGAGCAGCGTTTGGCCGCGAAACGAGCCGCTAGGGCCGAGGCGCGGGAAATACGCATGAAAGAAATCGAAAAACAACAGAAAGAA GAAGATGCAAAAGAAGGTAGCGTACCAGCGACCGGGGCCGGCTACGAGGGCAAAGAACACCGG CCGTCTGCCGGCAGTTTACGACAGTTATCGACGACCAGTTATTCAAATTCTCGCCGATCTAGCGAAGATTCGATCGAAAACGATATGGCAATTCACATACGG ctACAAATTCAAGAAGCCGAGGAGAAGTACAAGAAGGCGATGATGAACAACGCGCAGTTGGACAACGAGAAACAACTGTTGAAATATCAGGTGGATTTACTGCGAGACCAAATCGACGATTTCGAAGAAACGATCACCGAATTAAATCGGCAATATCGCGATAAATCAAGC gaattagaatttcagaaaCGAAGTTACCGCGAATTAGAACGAAATAACGAATTTCTGAAAGAGCATATTCGACAACGCGACGCGTTAATAGAG GAACACGGTTTAGTTTTAATAGGAACTGAAGGTGATACCCCTGTAAATAATGGTGCTACATTGCTTTCACACGACACGTTACAGTTATTAGATAAATATGGTGACGGAGAATTAG ACGACAAACTGCGGAAGCTGGTCGACGAGAAACAGAGTTTGGACCAAGAGATTCGCGACCTCCGCAAAGAACTCGACGGCTACAAAGCGAAAGAGATCGTCGACGAAAAATACGGAACGTCTTCGACGAAAACGAACGGCCCCGATATAGATGTGATACAAA GGGAAACGAGTCGCCAAATCAGCGATTACAAATTCAAACTACAAAAGTCGGAGCAAGAGGTGTCGATTTTGGAAGCCAGT gtGAATCGGTTAGAAAGTCAAGTGAAACGCTACAAGGCGGCGGCAGAAGGTGCTGAAAAACTCGAGGAGGAGctgaaaacagaaaaaagACGAATCGCTCGAGAG ctaCGCGAGGCCCAGTCGACGAACGAAGAGCTACAAACGCAGAACAGTCACCTGCAGAAACGATTAGAGAAACTGAAGTCGTCTAGAAATGCGTTGTTGAAATAG